In the genome of Neochlamydia sp. AcF84, the window TAAGGATTTTCAAAGAGTTGGAAAAAGCCAATTTTCAATCGGTAAATTGCATTTTGCTAGCCTCCCTCAAATTATAGAGGCCTAAAAATTTTTCCTTCTATCGTTAATAAATAGCATCGAAAATTTAAATTGCTTGGACTCTTAAGAGAATGCAAGAATTAGCGCCTTCTTACCAAAATAGGAATAGACTTTGATCAATTTATTTAGCTAATAATGATGGCCGATGAATACTTTCAGCCAGCATTTTGAAAAAAAACCCCACAGTTTTTTTTTCTAAAAAGATTGACTTAATCCTCAAAGTTATCAACAAATGATAAGAGTAGCTTTAAACCCAATTAAGTTAGTTAAAGCTGAGGCCGATTTCGTTATTTCATTCTTATGTCTACTTTCATCCTATTTATAATCGCTTCCCATCATGCTGTACATACAATTCGCGAATATGTATATTCAAACCTTTCATTACAAAAGGTACAATATGCTAAAAAAACGTTCACAAGTAGCTAAGAAGGACTGTTGGAATGTAGAATCTCTTTATTATTCTTTAGCCGATTGGCAAAAAGATTTCAGCTCAGTAGCTGAAATAGATAAATCTCCGCATTGGCCTCAATTGGCTCGCTTTAAAGGTAAGCTAGGAAAAGGTGCGCAAACTCTTAAAAAAGCTTTGGAAGTGCTTTTTGATATTTCTAGAAAGCTTTCTAAGCTATATACCTATGCACACTTGCGTCATGATGAAGATATTACTAATGATGAATATAAAGCAGCTTTGGCTAAAATCATTCACTTACACCATGCTTTTAACCAGGAAAGCGCCTGGTTTGAGCCAGAACTTCTTGCTTTGCCGGGTATAGAGTTAAAAAAGTTAATGACAGCCGAGTTTTTGAAAAGCTATCGTTTTTACCTAGAGAAAATAGTTCGGCTAAAAAAATATACCTTATCGGCAGAAAAAGAAGAGCTTGTCGCTTTATCGGGGGAGGCAATGTCTACAGGAGTTAAAGCTTTTTCTGCGATCAATGATGCGGATTTTAAATTCGAAAAAGTGAGCGATAGTAAAAGAAAAAAGCATGAATTGACGCAATCTTCCTACGGAGTATTCATACGAAATTCAGATCGCACTTTGCGGAAAAATGCTTTTGAGCAGATGCATAATAAATATATGCAGCATGAAAATACCATGTGTGAATTATTAAATGGAAATGTGCAAGCTCATATTTTTAATGCTCGGGCCCATAATTTCCAATCATGCTTAGAGGCTTCACTTTTGCCAAAAAACATCGACGTAAAGGTTTATCATTCCTTGATCGCTGCCGTAAATGCAAATATAGGTGTTCTCCATCAATATATTCGTTTGCGAGAAGAAGTTTTAAATTTAGGACCTCTTCATTTGTATGATATGTATGTTCCTTTAGCTAGTCACCTAGATATAAAAATGAGTTATGAAGAAGCAGAAGAGGCTGTAATAGAATCGGTTGCACCTTTAGGTACAGAGTATCAGAATATTTTAAAAAGGGGGCTTTTAGAAGAACGATGGGTAGATCGATATGAAAATATAAATAAGCGCTCTGGAGCCTACTCAAGTGGTTGCTACGATAGTATGCCTTATATTTTGATGAATTATAAAGGACTTATAAGGGATGTTTTCACGCTTGCTCATGAAGCAGGTCATAGTATGCATAGCTACCTAAGTCGTAAAAATCAACCTTATCAATATGCCGATTATCCTATTTTTTTAGCAGAGGTAGCTTCTACATTTAATGAGGACTTATTAATGCGTTATCTGCTCAAAAAAGCTCAATCTAAGGAAGAGAAAATATTTTTGCTTAATCAGCAAATTGAAGATATTCGTGCTACTTTATTCCGTCAAACCATGTTTGCGGAATTTGAGCTTTTTATTCATGAAAAAGCCGAAAAGAACATTCCCCTTACCCCACAAATGCTTAAAGAGCAATTCTTCAAACTTAATGCTCATTATTTTGGCCCTGCAGTAATCGATCGTTTAATAGAGTACGAGTGGGCAAGGATTCCCCATTTTTACTACAATTTTTATGTCTATCAATATGCTACAGGCATCAGTGCCGCTCTGGCCCTTTCAGAAAAAGTATCCCACGGGGGTAAAAAAGAACGAGAGGCTTATCTATCTTTTTTGAAAAGCGGCTCTAGTCAGTATCCGATCGAGTTGTTAATAAAAGCTGGAGTGGATATGCGCTCGTCTGCACCTGTTGAAGCAGCCATTCATAAATTTCAAGAGCTGGTACAAGAATTAGCTTTTTTACTAGGCAAAAAAAAGAGCGTAGCCAAAAAAACTGCCAGAAATAAAAATTAGAGATTTTTAGCACTTTCTATTGATGATTGCTAAATTTAGCTTGCGAAAATTTAATCTCTTAAAATATAGTGAGGCTTCTATCCTCTGGAACATGTATTTAAATCTTGCAAAGTAGGGAGTTTTTATGGAACAGACACAAACAAAAGAACAACAAAACTTGAACGTCAAATTTAAGCCTCTAGGTAACAGAGTGCTTGTTCGTCGTCTTGAGCAGGAAGAAAAGTTGAAAGGTGGCATCATTTTGCCGGACAGCGCAAAGAAAAAGCAGGAGCAAGCCAAAGTTGTAGCGATTGGTACTGGTAGAAAAGACAAAAAGGGACAGTTGATCCCTATCCCTGTAAATATAGGCGATATCATTATTATGGAGAAATATTCAGGCCAAGATATCAAACTAGAAGATGAAGAGTATGTCATCTTAAAAGCAGATGATATTATTGGTATTGTAGAATAACATAGGTTCAAGGAGAAACAGATTATGACTGCGAAAGATATTAAATTTAAAGAAGATGCTCGTCAAAAAATTCTTAAAGGTGTACGCATTCTTGCTGATGCCGTAAAAGTCACACTAGGTCCCAAAGGACGCAATGTGATTATTGATAAAGCCTATGGAACACCTCACATTACCAAAGATGGTGTGACTGTAGCTAAAGAAATTGAGTTGGAAGACAAGCATGAGAATATGGGCGCTCAAATGGTGAAAGAAGTAGCTAGTAAGACAGCTGATAAAGCTGGAGATGGTACAACTACAGCTACAGTGCTCGCTGAATTCATTTATGCCGAAGGTCTTCGTAATGTGGCCGCTGGAGCAAATCCGCTTAGTTTACGCCGTGGTATTGAAAAAGCTGTCAAAGCAGTCGTTAAAGAATTACAATCCCGCAGCAAAAAAGTTCAAGATTCTAAAGAGATTGTTCAAATAGCCACTATATCTGCCAATAATGATCAACAGATTGGAGAAATCATAGCTAAAGCCATGGAAAGGGTGGGGAAAGATGGAACCATCACGGTCGAAGAAGCTAAAGGTTTTGAGATGACGCTTGATGTAGTCGAAGGAATGAATTTTGATCGAGGCTATCTTTCTGCTTATTTTATGACCAATCCGGAAACCCAAGAGTGTATATTAGAAGATGCTTTTGTGTTAGTCTATGAAAAAAAGATTTCCGTTTTAAAAGAATTCATTCCTATCCTGCAAGCTTGCGCTGAAAGTGGAAAGCCATTGCTTGTTATTGCTGAGGATGTGGAAGGAGAGGCATTGGCTACCTTAGTAGTAAATCGTCTGCGCACGGGCCTAAAGTTTTGTGCAGTAAAAGCTCCAGGATTTGGCGATCGCCGTAAGGCTATGTTAGAAGATATTGCGATTTTAACAGGGGCTCAAGTGATCAGCGAAGAACTTGGAATGAAGCTCGAAAGTACAACACTAGAGATGCTAGGACGTGCTAAGAAAATTATTGTTAATAAAGACGAAACAACGATCGTTGAAGGCATGGGTGATAAGAAAAAGATAGAGGAACGTGCATCGCTTATTAAACGTCAAATTGAAGAAACGGATTCTGATTACGATCGTGAAAAGCTACAAGAACGATTAGCTAAGATATCTGGTGGCGTTGCTGTCATCCGTGTGGGTGCGGCTACTGAAGTGGAAATGAAAGAAATGAAAGATCGTGTCGATGATGCTCATCATGCCACTGCAGCTGCAGTAGCGGAAGGTTACTTGCCTGGTGGAGGTGTAGCTTACATACGCTGCGTACCTTCAGTGCTAAGCTTAGCAGAAAGTTTAGAGGGTGACGAAAAAACTGGCGCTAAAATTATTGCCAAAGCATTAAGTGCGCCACTTCGCCAGCTAGCAGAGAATGCAGGCCAAGAGGGTCCTATCATTCTTCAACAAGTAGAAAAATTATCGGATACCCAAGGATATAACGCTTTAACGGGCGAATTTACCGATATGATCAAAGCGGGAATTTTAGATCCTACCAAAGTTGCTCGATGCGCATTAGAGAATGCAGCCTCAGTAGCTGGCTTGTTAATTACTACAGAAGCTCTCATTGCCGATGTTGTAGATGAAAAAGCTGCTCCTGCCATGCCTCCTGGAGGGATGGACTACTAAAAAATAAAAGCGGCAAAATAAATTGCCGCTTTTTCTTGCCAAATATTAAGCTTATTATGTAATATACCGCTTTCTGATCCGGAATAGCTCAGCGGTAGAGCAGTGGACTGTTAATCCATTGGTCGTAGGTTCGAATCCTACTTCCGGAGATTCTTTGGTTGAAGTGATGTTGCCAGGAGCAGCAAAAACGGCTCACGCAGCGTCACAAGCAATCTTTTTTCTTTCAATTTCAAGTTCGAAAAAACTAAATTTAACAATTGTTGTTTTTGTTCATCTTCCACCTCCTGAAGAGGTTCTTTGCTCGTTTTGCCAAATCCAACTCTATTCTCGCCGTGATTAGACATCTTCTATGGGTATTGGCATGTACTTTCATCTTTGAAATTATCTCGCACTTTTGTCTCTTATATTCTTCGAGCTTGGAATGATAGGTGTCAGAATCAAGCGCTCTATCCAGATGCATATCAATGAGCTTAGACGGCTTTGAATATGATCTAGCTCTTTGCAAAGTGTGTCTTAGAAATGCTTAAAAAATTCTTGTTCATGCGCATAAGATTTTTTAAGATAGGTTACAATCTCTTCAATTGCTACATCGGGTAGCTGAAGCTGGTCAAGATATTCCATTAGAGGAGTTAAAGCTTACTCCTCTCTAACCCAAATCTTTTGGCATGTTCGCTTGGAGTTATTGCAGCTATAGTAAATATATTTTTGCTTTTTAATATCTCCAGTGGCAGCGCATCCACTAGGCTCGCACGTAATCAATTCCCTAAAAAGAATGGGATGACCTGCATAGTGAATAGGAGCTTTATTGTGACCTGCCATAATATCCTGTACTTGGCCAAGTAGGCCTTCAGATATTAAAAGCGGGTATCGATGCGGATATAGCTCTCCTTTTATGCGCATAACACCAAAGTAAAAAGGATTCTTAAGAGTGATTTTAATTCGGCTAGATCCTAACAGATTTCCTTGAGCGTTTGGCAATCCTAGCTTATTCATTTCATCAGCAATTGTTTAAAACGAGTGAATGTGAGTGGCATAAAGTTCAAAAATTTTAATAACGAAAGTAGTATTCTGAGGATCAACCTCGATCATCTTCTTGCCGGTAGGTAGAGTAACGTTCTTGTACCCAAAAGTTGCCTTTGTGATCCATTCACCCTTTCGTACGCTTTGAACCTCTATGTCTAGAATGGATAAGTAAAAAAGGAATATTCAAAAAAGAATATAAAGTTACTGAGAAAAAGAGGATTAAAGAAATAGGAAATGCTTTCTCAAAGTGGTATACTTGCTTGATGAGCAAAATCTAACTGAAGTTTCAGCTATCCAAAAAAAGATCTTATCTATTGAAAGCATGCTCGAAGCCGCCTTACTATGCCATTGAGTGGTTACTTGTGCTTGAAAGGGTTTTATAAAAACTTTCGCGCCCTACTTTAAGCCTTTTTAGCGAGAGCACCAATACCACCTTGAGCTTCTGCGACATTGCGGAGAGCAATAAGAAAGAGTTGCTGGGACTCTTCATCGCCTTTAAGGCTCTCTTCCAAAGCATTGTTTAGATACGCAACGGCTTCCTCATGATCTTTGAGCTTTTCAAGAAGCCAATCTTGATATTTCGTATTTCTTCTCATAAAATGCTCTTTTAAAGGGTTGCATTTACCAGTTTAGCCAGTGTGTGAAGGGTAGGATTTTTGCTTTTAAAGGCATGATAGAGGGTCGTTCTAGGTAAACCATGCTCTTTAGCAAGCTGGCTTTTATTCTTGGCACTGATATGAGCTTCCAGAATTTCAATCACACCATCAGGATCATTTTCTTTTAAGCACTCCCAAACAGCTTTTGCAATAAGCTCTTCATCTAAAAGATCTTTCATTGGATTGTATTCCCGAGGCGTTTTCTTAAATTTAGTCATAAACCCACTCTTTGTAAATTTTTTCTGCCTGTTTGATGTCTTTAGTTTGGCCATTTTTATTTCCTCCTAACAGTAGTAATACCTGGCTTACTGGGATCAAACAGTAATAGATTCTTCGTCCATTATCCCATCGAAGTTCCCAAACATGGTCTCTTACTTGTTTGTGATCTCCAAAATGCCCTTCTTCTTTGATATTATCGATTCGTTTAGCAATTTGAACTCGAGATTTTGCGGGTTCACCCTTAAGCCATTCTTCAAACTCATCTGTTACGAGTATTTTGTATTTTCTCTTCATTGTACCATATATTGAACAATTAATCTACCAAGAAAAGTTACTTCCAACTCTCTCCATTTTCTGAATAAAAAAATATCCTTTAAGATACCTTTGTTTTCAAGCAAATCCTAAGCTTCTACAAATGAATAAGAGATAAGGTTTTTTAAGAGCAATCCAGTCAAAAGTTCGAAGTGTACCCACTACCTGGAGATTTGTTAATGTATATAAACTGCAAGTGACTTAAAAAAACGGCTCAAGCAGTCTTACAAGCATCTTGCTTTCATCCAATTTTAAATTCAAAAAGTCAAAATTTAAGGTCTACCTTTTTTAGGTAATGCCAAGCAAGAAAGTCATTAAATAATTAAGAATGACTTGGCAAGATTGTATTTTTTGCTTGAAATGCGAAGCCTACTTAAAAATCTAGCTTATCATTACGTCTTCTTTTCTGTTAAAATTTTGCAAGGAGTAATATTTGTCATGTTGCCTCGCTGCGAAATAGTCTACAATAGATTGAAGATCCTGCATCGCCAATTTCTCAAACGAGCTACTAACGAGAGAGCGAAGAAATTTGGAGAAATTAAGGTATTCAACCTATCTTGCATTAAGCTCAACTTTCATGAACAATCTGTAGGGCTGAGAGCTTTACGTTCCTTATTTCATTTTCAATTTTTTAAAAATTAAATTATCCGCACTAAGCAAAGCTTTTGATGGAATGAGGGTGTCTTACACAGCGCCGTATGAGAGTGCTCAGTCTTAACAGAATAGTCTTAAAGTAGGTTGCTTACTGAAGAAAGAGAATTGAAATAGGTATGAATCAAGGGCTCGGTAACCTTTCACCATTGTATATTTAGTTTCCCCTAAATGATAAAAAGTTGATTCGGAGATATGGAATGGTTTTAAAAAGGAGGGAGAGATATTTATACTATGAAAATTTTTCTATGTTATCCATAGAATGAGGGCAACTATTCAAAGACTTTCGCTTGGCTGACTAAAGACCTCCAGATATCAGTATTAAAGCCTTTTGCCGGTGTTATCTTGGCAAATATTCATAGATTAAGAATTTAAAAAGAAATTTCTTAAAAACGAATTAAATTATAAAGTACCCATGGAATAAGAAACGCCAGCCTATTCCTTAAGGTCGATGCCAACCTTAAGGAAATGACTTAAAACAGCTATATTTCTTCATTTCAAAGTTTTAATGATTGAAATCAATTTACTGAAGGAGGATGTATCTTAAATTATCAGGAGGGAGAGTCTGTTAAAAAAGCGAAAGATAGGGCACTGAGGATTTGAAATATCGGCATTCAAATTAGGCTAGAATACTTGGGAAGGACATAATTTTTTGATAATGCTAAGTCATTCTGAGTAAATCCGATAAGCCGGCTTACATTTACAAACCGCGAGAAGTAAAACTAGTGAAATTCTAAAAAAAGTTGTTGGTTTCTTTTTTTCCTCTGTAAGGAGGGGCTATTGAGGAGTAAATATGCCTATTAATAGAGATTTAAGCTTTTGTTTTGAACTAGCGCAGACTATACTAGGTAAGCTGTCTATTTGCTAAATAGGCTTTCTTTTAAGGCCTGCTGGTAAGATTCTCGCTTACACCTTAAGCGTTTTACTTCCCAAATAGCAAATAATCTTATGAGTAATTATCTTGTTTAGATAAGAAATATCCAAATAAACACCCCCTTTAAGGAGGATAAAATGTCGCCTTTTCAAAAAGTGTTGCGTTTTAGATTTTCTAATTTTATTAAACTTTCTCTATCTTCTCTTTTTACTATAGGAGGAGTATGGTGTCTTTTTATCGCGCTCGCTTATACCGGCTTTCCTTTTGCCGACATAAAAGTAGAGAAGTTTTTTGATCTTGGCTTTTTTTCAGTCTCGATTTTCGGCCTTATCATATTTTTAACCATGATTCCCTTTCAAGCAGTACAGGAAAGACTATCACCTGGTTTTTTCTCACGCATCTCCAGTAATCCGAGAGCCCATTTTGGCTTATATATCTTGATCACTTCAGCTATTATTTGTTTTCTTGTAATAGCTCTTCAGCAAATACCCGTTATAGAAAAGTATTTAAGTGAATTGTTTTTGGCGCTGACCGTGTCCATTATTTTTGCTATTATATTTCACCATTGTTGGGTAATTCGACATCTTTACCAACCTTACGTCGTTTATAATCATATTAAGGAGCTTAAAGGAGAGGAATCGACAGAAGAAACCTGGCTAGAGCTCTTTGAATGTGTATATAAGGCAATCAAACAAGGGCGAGTCAGTGATGCGAGAAATATTATCAATGTAATTACTCATAATTTTACTCAAGATGTTACTAAAAAAGAAAATAGGATGCTTTATGAGGATCTGACCAACTTGTATACCATAGCTCGTGATTGTCGGCCGATTGCACGTTTAATGGAAAAGAAATGGCCTTTTCTACTTAATAAATAAAGGTCTCGGGGAAAGGGGTGTGGAAAAAGCCCTCTATAAAAGGAAGAAATTTTAAAGAATGAATGTCTTTTGAACCTGTTATAAAGTAGAATTTATAATGAATATTTTTATTTAATCCTTACGATATTAAATAATTTTTATTTAATTAATCATCAAGATTAACTCTATAGATTGTTAACTGGCTTGCTATCCTAAAAATTTTGAGAGGGAGGAGAAAATCTCCTAAAAGTAAGCGTGCATGGTTGATTAAATTGCTGAGGCTGAGGGGATGATAGGGATCTAAAAGCACAGCAAATAGAAATAAAAGCTATTTACACCTGCTTTTGGCTTTGCAGATGCCCACATAATTGCACTTAAATTTCGGTATCTTTCGTGAACGCTTAAGCTTTAAGAAGGCTAAAGAGTACTCATTAATAATATTTTTAGATATTACAGCTTAACTAATGTAGGGAGATAGAATGAGTAATATCAATAGAGAGGATATTAATAAAAATCAGTATTTACAGCTCTTAAGAGAAATAAAAGATAGAAGAAAAAATGATCCGGCCTGCTCAATCAATTTTACGGATTATTTAAAGAAAGGAAATTTTTCTTTAGAAGTGGCCTCTCTTGACTTAAAAGAAATTGGAATAACTGTAAATCCTATAGAAGGAATGGGATTAAAACCTTATTGGGGCACTGATATTTTAACACACGTAGATTTTAACAGGATTACCTTCAAAAATTGTAACTTTGAATACATAAATTTAACAGGTTCTTTATTTAAAGATTGTTGCTTCATAAATTGCAATCTCCATCATGCAGGGGGACTTAAAATTAAAATGATAAACACATCTTTCGAGGACTGTACAATGAGGGAGATGTGTTTGGATGGTAGTAGCTTAAACAACATAAAATTTAGTAATTGTGATTTAAAATATGCAGATTTTTATGAAAGCAATCTCAAATCGGTGGATTTTAATTCTTCTATCTTGATCGGTAGCAATTTCCTAGAAGTTGAAATTGACGAGAGTCGCAGCTGTAATTTTATAAATTGCGAGCTAACGGACTGCTTACTATTTGATGCTAAACACAAATTTAATAGGATAGGAGGAAAAAAATATGAGGTTACTAAACCTATCATTCTCCTGCCGTGGAATTTTTATCAGCCTGGGTTGACCGCTACTAAAGTAAACTTAGCTATAAAAAAGGTAGATGGTATCCCTATAAAGTATAATTATTTGATGAATAATGTTAATCTTCTCCTCTTAGATCGGCAGGTAAAAAATCAAATTAGATTAATTCAGAAAAATGCCTCTCTCTGCACAAGCATCCCAGAACAAATTTTGAATGAGATAAGAGATGATCAACTAAAGCAAATAGAAAATTCGGAAATTTACAAGATCTACTTGATGGCTGTTAAGCTTTCTTCTTATGTCGATGCTATCATTTTACCTGGAGGAGCTGATCTAGAACCAGAATTTTATGGAGATAAAAAAGGCCCTCACACCCATACGGACTCTGATTATAGACGAAGCTTATTAGAGTTTGCATTGGTCCAACAAGCCATAATAAAAGATATTCCATTAATGGGCATTTGTAGAGGCGCGCATGTAGGCAATGTTTTTTATGGAGGCACCCTAAAACAGCATATTGAAGGGCAAGTAAGCCGCCAAATATACCACACGGAAGAACTTTCTGTGGATCAATCTCACAGCCTATTAAGAAAAGTGGTCAATTGCAAATTTAGTAGTATTTCTGCCCATCATCAAGCTTTAGATAGGATCGGTGATAACTTAAAAGAAATCATTGTTTATCCAAACGAAAAAGAGGAAATTCCTAAAGCTTTAGAGAATGATGGGGGAGGAAGTCCTAAAATTTTTCTTCAATTTCATCCTGAATATTTTGTGGATGCTGAAAGAAAAGTAGAGGCTGCTGCTAAAGTAAAAATATCCAAAGAAAACAAAAAAATATTTAAATCCTTCCTAGAAA includes:
- the pepF gene encoding oligoendopeptidase F, whose amino-acid sequence is MLKKRSQVAKKDCWNVESLYYSLADWQKDFSSVAEIDKSPHWPQLARFKGKLGKGAQTLKKALEVLFDISRKLSKLYTYAHLRHDEDITNDEYKAALAKIIHLHHAFNQESAWFEPELLALPGIELKKLMTAEFLKSYRFYLEKIVRLKKYTLSAEKEELVALSGEAMSTGVKAFSAINDADFKFEKVSDSKRKKHELTQSSYGVFIRNSDRTLRKNAFEQMHNKYMQHENTMCELLNGNVQAHIFNARAHNFQSCLEASLLPKNIDVKVYHSLIAAVNANIGVLHQYIRLREEVLNLGPLHLYDMYVPLASHLDIKMSYEEAEEAVIESVAPLGTEYQNILKRGLLEERWVDRYENINKRSGAYSSGCYDSMPYILMNYKGLIRDVFTLAHEAGHSMHSYLSRKNQPYQYADYPIFLAEVASTFNEDLLMRYLLKKAQSKEEKIFLLNQQIEDIRATLFRQTMFAEFELFIHEKAEKNIPLTPQMLKEQFFKLNAHYFGPAVIDRLIEYEWARIPHFYYNFYVYQYATGISAALALSEKVSHGGKKEREAYLSFLKSGSSQYPIELLIKAGVDMRSSAPVEAAIHKFQELVQELAFLLGKKKSVAKKTARNKN
- a CDS encoding co-chaperone GroES, whose translation is MEQTQTKEQQNLNVKFKPLGNRVLVRRLEQEEKLKGGIILPDSAKKKQEQAKVVAIGTGRKDKKGQLIPIPVNIGDIIIMEKYSGQDIKLEDEEYVILKADDIIGIVE
- the groL gene encoding chaperonin GroEL (60 kDa chaperone family; promotes refolding of misfolded polypeptides especially under stressful conditions; forms two stacked rings of heptamers to form a barrel-shaped 14mer; ends can be capped by GroES; misfolded proteins enter the barrel where they are refolded when GroES binds); translation: MTAKDIKFKEDARQKILKGVRILADAVKVTLGPKGRNVIIDKAYGTPHITKDGVTVAKEIELEDKHENMGAQMVKEVASKTADKAGDGTTTATVLAEFIYAEGLRNVAAGANPLSLRRGIEKAVKAVVKELQSRSKKVQDSKEIVQIATISANNDQQIGEIIAKAMERVGKDGTITVEEAKGFEMTLDVVEGMNFDRGYLSAYFMTNPETQECILEDAFVLVYEKKISVLKEFIPILQACAESGKPLLVIAEDVEGEALATLVVNRLRTGLKFCAVKAPGFGDRRKAMLEDIAILTGAQVISEELGMKLESTTLEMLGRAKKIIVNKDETTIVEGMGDKKKIEERASLIKRQIEETDSDYDREKLQERLAKISGGVAVIRVGAATEVEMKEMKDRVDDAHHATAAAVAEGYLPGGGVAYIRCVPSVLSLAESLEGDEKTGAKIIAKALSAPLRQLAENAGQEGPIILQQVEKLSDTQGYNALTGEFTDMIKAGILDPTKVARCALENAASVAGLLITTEALIADVVDEKAAPAMPPGGMDY
- a CDS encoding transcriptional regulator, translated to MTKFKKTPREYNPMKDLLDEELIAKAVWECLKENDPDGVIEILEAHISAKNKSQLAKEHGLPRTTLYHAFKSKNPTLHTLAKLVNATL
- a CDS encoding type II toxin-antitoxin system RelE/ParE family toxin, whose protein sequence is MKRKYKILVTDEFEEWLKGEPAKSRVQIAKRIDNIKEEGHFGDHKQVRDHVWELRWDNGRRIYYCLIPVSQVLLLLGGNKNGQTKDIKQAEKIYKEWVYD
- a CDS encoding gamma-glutamyl-gamma-aminobutyrate hydrolase family protein (Members of this family of hydrolases with an active site Cys residue belong to MEROPS family C26.), translating into MSNINREDINKNQYLQLLREIKDRRKNDPACSINFTDYLKKGNFSLEVASLDLKEIGITVNPIEGMGLKPYWGTDILTHVDFNRITFKNCNFEYINLTGSLFKDCCFINCNLHHAGGLKIKMINTSFEDCTMREMCLDGSSLNNIKFSNCDLKYADFYESNLKSVDFNSSILIGSNFLEVEIDESRSCNFINCELTDCLLFDAKHKFNRIGGKKYEVTKPIILLPWNFYQPGLTATKVNLAIKKVDGIPIKYNYLMNNVNLLLLDRQVKNQIRLIQKNASLCTSIPEQILNEIRDDQLKQIENSEIYKIYLMAVKLSSYVDAIILPGGADLEPEFYGDKKGPHTHTDSDYRRSLLEFALVQQAIIKDIPLMGICRGAHVGNVFYGGTLKQHIEGQVSRQIYHTEELSVDQSHSLLRKVVNCKFSSISAHHQALDRIGDNLKEIIVYPNEKEEIPKALENDGGGSPKIFLQFHPEYFVDAERKVEAAAKVKISKENKKIFKSFLETVKLIKKRKKRVECIKEIVKEQLI